Sequence from the Mytilus galloprovincialis chromosome 10, xbMytGall1.hap1.1, whole genome shotgun sequence genome:
TTTGAGAACATGCTACTTTGAGCAGAcccaaaaattaaggctgattgaaatcgttaataataaattcatgcatattccagcgacCAACCcagatcacgctatattgaagtgacacactcttgagtaaaatgcaaagaaagtcaaaataaaaatgcttttactGGAAGGATAGTGTTGCatcgtattattattttttgtcgagccttcgactttagtcgaaaaagcgagactacattccgtcgtcgtcggtgtcgtcgtcgtcggcggcgtccacaaatattcactctgtggttaaagtttttgaaattttaataactttcttcaactatactggatttctaacaaccttggacagaagcttgtttatgatcatattaagatagtatccagaagtaaattttgtaaaaataaaattccattttttccgtattttacttataaatcatGGACTTAGTTtgttctgcggggaaacattacattcactctgtggttaaagtttttaaagttttaataactttcttaaactatccttagtttgtaccaaacatggacagaagtttgtttatgatcataagatagtatcgagaagtaaattttgtaattaagtaaatccatttttttccgtattttacttttgaatggacttagtttttctgcggggaaacattacattcactctgtggttaaagtttttaaaaatttaataactttcttaaactatcctgggtttgtaccaaacttggacagaagctgaTTTAttatcataagatagtatccagaagtaaatattgtaaaaagattactccatttattctgtattttacttttaaatggacttagattttcttccagttaacattacatacagtctgcagttaaagttttcaaaacatttattagattcattcactatcctaaatttttactaaacttggacagaagcttcttacaatcataagatagtatcaagaggaatatttttattgatttttttcctcatttttgttgagccttcgatttacagcaaaagtaggcgagacactgggttccgcggaacccttacaatatttttttttactcaagaacatcttatttttaacattttcaatgggaaaatataaaggtagcacaactattttcgtggctaaataactcttaactgacacaatttcaattgtccaacccattaacagactttattcacataattttcactaaaacgtggtattactcacgttatattacaattatgaaatatttactaatgtcaatttatatttaagaaccaaagtagtattttgtgtcttttaaatgatatctaaaattgtttgtttcgccttttattaaaaaattgctatgcgtgtaATCATAAatctacatacttgcgcgacgccttttacttttactgaaaactgcgcagactatgaaatgtttttaaaggtggaaaatgttctttgatagatatcattttgtcagacacttttctttttttgatttaattcttataatatgcaaaaaatctgtatatttgatcgagtttaacattaaattgtgcgttttactcttaacagacgtatagccaacccgattaacagacccactgccgatatagccgcatactcaatatagattaaccgaccaatctctcggttagccgagtgtcggccgtgtaataATAGATGGACGAACGTGACTAACGAGGAGGTTTTtgttgaaatattcgataaaacaTTCTTCTATGGTCATTGATAAAGTGTTGATCGGTATCATAAGAGGCCGGCTAAGGCTACTTGAATAATAACCAGTTTGACGTATCTAACCGTTTGAATTGTGGTTGAGATACTTATTGTTGATGGACTGAGATAATTGCAGTTCCAGTTCAACTTTAACATTTCACGGCATTTTTTCAGTCTAATTACacttgataacttttttttaatagtttgttgGTATCTAAATAGGAAAGCAGAAGTTAATAAGTAGGTCTTTAATACAAAGGCAAAACCAAAAGCCAAAAAGGCCATAAAGAATGAAAACAATTCTTAAACTAAAAACAACACtaacataacataacaaacaACCAAAGGTGATCTTAGATTCTACGGAAGAGTGAGAAAATGTGACACCTGTCGTCttgataattatattaaaaatttaacatATGATAATTACACCCTACATCTCATATTTTTCTGACATGATTAATAAATGCGTGAACTGTCAAATACCcggttttaatattttcaaactaGTGTTACACTTGAATTTATCTAATTCTGTAGATTGGTTTTAGAaattttggttatttattttgtattgaaaCCAGGTTATCATTTATATTGAATAATGCATTAAacgagaaataaaataaatataagtcCTTTTAGTATGGAGAACTATAACTTATACATGATTTAATACAAAACAGATACAAATTAAGATTTCGAAAAACCTGCTGTTTGTCGGAAGTTGAATATTTCAATCTCATTTTGTTCACATTACTTACACATATATATTCATCTATATATGATCTGATTCTTGTAACATCGGTGTTCATAAAAATCATTTCACAGACTTCTCTTGCATAGCAAATGTATTGGAGTTGTATTCTAAAAATGAATATCGCCATATAGACTAGTATGCATAAGGCTACTGTTTATGAAATCACATGTCAGTCTTTGTTAAACACGGTGAACATGAATTGATTGGGGATCCGTTGTGTGTTGCAAGACGGTAAGACTGtagaacatatatattttttttattgttttttgtcttttggaaaatgttgtttgtgctgtatttagacccctctacaacaaaatttgttacatgcacacgtataaaaattgcggttttatccaacgcaatcataggtttaaatgttgttttcaatttagacttgtatatatagaTCCATATATCTATATTATACCATCGTATACCATCtttccgcaagtttattgtttttctgtttggtaataaattaataataagattattgagaaaggaaatgaggaatgtgtcaaagcgacaacaacccgactattgagcagacaacagccgaaggccaccaatgggtcttcaatgtaggtagaaactcccgcacccgtaggcgttcTTCAACTGGtcccttaaaaaaatgtatactagtacagtgataatggacgtcatactaaactccgaattatacacaagaaactaaaattaaaaatcatacaagatagACTAACAAATCTGGTTTTTTTTGCAATCGCCAATGACATTCAGTAGGGTTCAAAATGTCAATTGTTCGACGTGCTAGTCAAACGCGttgtgtttaaatatactttttcaccaTTATTCGTTTGTAAAATGCTGTTTGTGGTGTATTTAGACCCATACGTTAAAAAAACAGGCCTTTTCTGGAACAACActagtacaaaaatgtatcaaaaaaatgAATAGCAAAGTATGACAAAGGTGGCCGTATTTGTTTCAGCAACAGTTGTCAATTAGGCTTGATCATGTTAAGTGCGATTTTATTTCGCGATTAATAAAAAGGAACATTGTTGGAGTTTCTATAAACAAACTCACATGTTTTCAATAAAGTTGTATTAATATCAATAGCTACACTGTCTTTCATTGATATAATTTACTATAAGATAATGCATTTTTATTAGAATATGCTCAATGCtgtattttacaatgttttaagtaaaattaattaattattatttttttttaatgaagattATAATGTATGAAAAACATATACTACTTTAATTGTGTTATAATTGACGATGTGTAACCGTTCAACCTAAGAATatggacaaagatataaacatttatcttacctcctatacatttctaggaatatgattggttaaaatcgTCCGCGTGTAGACCGtgaatatttcatattaggttagtatggaggcagggcttatttcatacacggttggTAGAGGttttacgtccctttatattccatattaggttggAAGGGAggtggggcttatttcatacacggttagtagtggtgtaacgtacctttataaaaacaaaacggttgCCGAGaaaaaattttaaagtttcaacagacgaagaaattgatgattaagattgaaaaatattcataaaacacatttaaaactaACAATGGTTATTGTTGGAATCTTTTTTTGTatgatcaatggaagtagtttcttaattcttacagtattgaagacttgctcattttgataagtcactagtctaaatttctcACAATAAGATAGTAGGTAAGATacattcgttacatagtgtgctagtgacgtaatacggtatatatggggtcactaacacactatgtaactaataatatgtcACTTCACGGCAATCAAAAATAAGCTAAATCAATAAAGTTAGTGAAGGTATTAATCGGGGGGAAAAGGGCCAAAGCATAATTTCTattgaaataacataatttttCTAAACCAGAATGTGCATTTCAACaaaaatgtctcttcagtgatgttggGGTCCAATAAAATTGAGCGAGGTTAACAGTGACGTGTGTTTGTGTTAGTTTATGCTTGTTCTGTTCCTAATTAATGTTATGGGCTCCGAATTTGGATCTTTGGTGTAACATTCGCGGAAAAGAGGACGAGATTTTGGTTACAACTTTTGAAACATACAAATGGTCATCTTTTACACAATTAGTACTTAACTGTCAATTAATGAAGATAATGGATAAAGCAGTTTAATAGTGTCTATTTCCTTAAATAGGAAACGCAAGTATTGGCCAAATATGAACCGGTCGAATAAACCTGTGAGTTCATTTGCAAACAGTTTAAACCTCTGAAAACATATACTCTAAAGCAGCGATACACGAAAAGAGATATAAAAATGGCCTCTGGTAATGTTAACCATACTCTTTtcgtgtcagaaatcatatctgatattcttcctcagtcataataaccttccatcattaccgaactgaacaaagaaataacatgacgggtgccgtatacggtgcaggaaatgcttactcttccggagcaacTGATTTCACTCCaagtttttagtggagtttgtgttgtttcttaattattatttataactgttgatgtaaatgttctttggttttgtgagtctttgtttactccttggttttgattgttattgtcttagaACAACTTTAAGTTACAACATGTATTTGCTCTCGTAATCATGAACATATATGCGTTTCAGAATATGCGTCACATGCGATTGTAAATACTAAATGatagaaaaataatttgttgtatGTTTATTACTTAGTATgcttaaatattgaataaaacaatttatCTGTCTACAAACTTAGTTTTAATCtggttgtaagtggagggttttACAAACACAAtgttatcatttattttattaaatatataagcaataccagaaataaaatattacaactgACTAAAGTATTAACACAGCTGCGAAAACAATTATGTATACATACTTTCATTAGCTTGTAACGCTACAGACAGGTCAGTATGAGGTTCTAGATTATCTTTGTCTTTCAGAAGTTCCAAGGTTGTCTGTATATGTGCATAGTATGTGgaattttctattaaaaacatggtaatttgaagaaaaagaagatgatgATGAAAATGTATACAGAAAAGCGTTGTATAAAGCGGGTTCTTTTACATTTTCTATCAAAGCGTCAAAACCACTACTAGTCAACTTCTATGTAAGGTGCAGTtagacaattttaaaaataaggtGAAAATTATTACAACAAAGAGTTGTGCATGGTATGTAATGCGGGTTTTTTTTCTAGTACAGGGTCCAAATCAGTAATAACATGGTTTTTATAATGCTCTTTTCCTTACTTTAGAACCGCCAAGTATTGACCAAAATATTGATCTTTTGGATAGATATGTAGGTTAATTTGGATACAGTGTCAACCTAAACGAAATGTATATCCAAAACGTAGGCAGCGTTAcattaaaaagtaatttaaatgGACCCTCATAATTTTAAACCCAAATCCTTTCCTGGCATTCAAACAGTTTTATGTAATTTGTTCTCCAAATATACGTAACACGCATATTCGTTGGATATGaattcaaataataaatgatCGTAACAAAATTGACCATGTTACCACCATTACCATGGTAACGCCTAATATGTATTTGCAAAAACCCGACACAGTAGTGAatcattacaacataaaaagataCGCTGTAAATATCAACTGAAATGGGTAAACTTAAAGggatatataaacataaacagGACAACATACACTGAACGGATAAGTGGTATATATgaaacaatataaatacaataataaaacgTACGCGTACATGTATTAAAACAAAGACGTTCCAAGAAGTAATAAAAAGATATAGGGAGAGTGTCAACAACTCTTACCTGGGACGAAATGgcgtaaaataaataatgtacaCATGGTAGAGTCCAATATGATAATTTTATTGTGAAGCGTACGGAGGAATATCAATAAATTTCAACCGGTCAAATTTACACCGAAGTACGATTTAACAGTACTCGCAGCTACTAAAAGCTAGTTCAAAAGCCAAACGGAATTAACAGATAAACATCGTGCATCAGAAACTAAAACAATTTTTacataactataaaaaaaatatacgaacTTGCGTTAGCTGGTACCACATAAGTCATATCAGTTTGGTGCTTTAGGTTTTCTACGTCTCTCATTTGTTTCGATGTTGGCTGTTTATGTGTATGAAATGCGGacatttctatcaaataaaaaacatCGCTATTAGAACagtttctcaataaaaaaaataagaaatgaaacaaaatgcaaacaaGCATTGTATATAGTTTTTGACTCACTGCTAGTCAACTGGCAATTGTCAAATTAAGAATAAAGGTGAACATTATTTATGTAATTATAACAAAGAGTTGTGCATTTTGAATAAAACGTTGTTTCTGTTTTCTGGTACAGGGTCGAAACCACTGGCTGTCAACTTCCATGATACAGCAGTTGCCAGCTTTTCGGTACTgatattgattataaaaaaaaatatatttctttgatttctttaaatatttttttttttaaccaatggGTTAAAATATTAAATGTTCAATTGACGTAGATAATCTTAGGTAGATTTGGTTACTCTTTTGGTGTCCTTGTTGTAAAATGGCTCACCTGTCCCCAAGGTTTAGATTATGCTGgaattgtggatttttttttaaaaagatttgagaGTAAACTACGAACAGATGACATGATATGCCCGCGTTTGTTCCTTATCATTTCCTTAAAAATTCGGTACATGAATCGTTTTCAAAACTATACAAAATTGATATATGAAAAGTATACAATAATAAATCACTATAATTCAGAAAAGTACAAAAAAAgtagacataaaaaaatcagattttttaaCCCATTTTGATACCTATATAGGTATCAAAATGGGttaaaaaatctgatttttttatgtctacTTTTTTTGTACTTTTCTTGTACATTGTCTGTTCACAAGTGAATTATTTCACAGCTCTATACCAGGGCTACCTGAATGATACCGATCCAAATAAAACTATATTCCTGTCTACAGAATAAAGAGTACTTGGATCTGGTTGTTTGTTCAACGATGGacaaaacatttttcattatgtttcataGAATATCATGATCATTTGCACCACTTCAAATAAAGTATAACAGCAGGCTTAAGTATAAGTACTTCTACGATTATAATTGTATACTTACTATCATCAGTTTGTACCATAAATGTTAGATCATCATGattatgtatattatgtatatctatACTAAGTTCTGCTGCTACCTGTTTACGTGTATGATATGCtaatttttctataaaaagaAGAGATATCGTGATTTGCCAAATTTCtctttgaaaaagaaagaaagaaaaaatgaaggaaaaaagtTGAATAAAGCGTTATCCTTGTCTAGCTAAAGGTCAAATCTTATACAAATAAACTTCCATTTCACAACAGGTGTCAATGTTTGGCGGAACGGATATGGtccatattttgttttttgtagatCAGATTAGATATTAGTCTCAAACTTAGGTTTAAATCATTTCATGTAAAATTGACATAGTTGATCTTATAATTAATTTGGTTATTCTTTCCGGTTCCTTTTAGGTTAAATGTCTAACCTTTCCACCAAATTAGTTCCATATTTTAGGCAAGTAATTCATctaaatataattgatatttatctaCGATAACATTACTAGCAAAGCACGTGCTTTTACATTCATTTCTTGTTTGGTAAAATAACTCTTTTATTGGTGGCTTTAACATTTTGAGGTTCGTCCGTTCCTAGTGGTTCAAACGCAAGAAAATCGATTCTTGAAGACTACAGATATAATGATATATAGCATATCCATGCAAAGCATTCAAAACTGAATAAACGAAtcgaaataatatacaattatttttttcaagcctcagttttcttttgataaatatatcaaGGTCACTTCACATGACAGTCCATAGACAGTGAATTCATCATTGTGaattattaatttgtttaaatcAGAAAGTAAACAAACACACTAAAAATTAGAGCTGTGGTAATCGTTTTGTTCGTCAGTTAACACTTTTACTAGTCTTTAACCTATGAATAGATTTCAATTACACATTAACAAGATTTTGAGTATTTGAATTGTGCGTCACCTTTTCAACTAACTGCTTTTTTAATTAATCATATACTAAAATGGAATCATTTCTTATATCTGAAATTGAGTAAACAATTTATATCTGAAAACGTTAACAAATTCATAACAACCCAATGACATTTTATAAGGCATTTCCGAATACAAAAATACATTCAGACATACATGACCAAAAGATCATTAAATATAGTTCAAATATCTCTTTCGGAGCTGAAACCTTAGTTTGACATTAATTTCTAAGTTTAAGGACACTCATATAACTGGGCTAATATACTGGACGACTTGTATATTCTATAGCAGCGGTATCGATGCAATGGTAAATAtgaatatacaattttaaaaattgatttcgTCTTAATTGCTTTTTCGggttatttttgtttatacattttattttctatattttatttcaac
This genomic interval carries:
- the LOC143048918 gene encoding uncharacterized protein LOC143048918, encoding MFPWIHHSGKKTVKTSSTSKLQKKKKKKRGKNAPKQSTDEEPTSCCGKQIQRVVRLVKEITKKTKSTKGKQGTRKKGIKALEKFNFLRNKQIKTYKSEARKRRSPSEKLAYHTRKQVAAELSIDIHNIHNHDDLTFMVQTDDKMSAFHTHKQPTSKQMRDVENLKHQTDMTYVVPANAKNSTYYAHIQTTLELLKDKDNLEPHTDLSVALQANESMYT